One Cryptomeria japonica chromosome 9, Sugi_1.0, whole genome shotgun sequence genomic window carries:
- the LOC131074506 gene encoding BTB/POZ domain-containing protein At5g48130 encodes MMNKFGKSSGVSVSTPESELEKTIWKWCEATGLPTTVTVHLENRCYRLHKFPLVSRSGYLKRKLSESSEIVLPKSCPAGVEIFELVVLFCYGSTILMDPLNVAALRCAAEFFEMIEEFGRGNLCERSDLYLTQVVLQSWEDTLIVLQKCQCLLPLADELLVVSRCIESLAFMACMEVLDPEHTRTRSAMAAECQFCSELSTSFREATAKDWWIKDLLVLPFQLFERIIASMRRQGMKEKYVSPVIIMYANKWILSNRRHSGNSTLKCRWLEGIIKLLPLGRRSNVIPIHFLFSLLSEALICGSSNESNAQLQARIASQLDLATIEDFLLPMPMEIKSNTSIAFSPEVESMRNIFSMFIAQEYINCKTDESAEFSLGSEEALEQSSNSCCSFNKNTVSTVASMWDEYLVHIAFDAGLSPSEFLELVEIIPASARCTHDMLYKAVHTYLMAHPEISQQERQTVCKHLSCQKMSQETCMHAVQNGLMPLRLTVQAMFIQQLHTRQVLRSNSNMSNCSRSMRLDSTKTSDYYSQPNFFSQELSSTAKPNENNTHEEPLPFGLLLKRDAAFRQEAAMRADYEATSFRLQNLEQELVCMRKNLQQNKDNKKHRHNKDTHTNSSVKSESFRISITDKYLDTKCRRNFLVTSSSCGKWFLRTDFVHKVVEAFQKISIFNLSHHHDKDKKCSQSNQKKNSFGLPLKSSSQTKFQ; translated from the exons ATGATGAATAAGTTTGGAAAGTCTAGTGGTGTTTCAGTTTCAACTCCTGAATCAGAGCTTGAGAAAACAATATGGAAATG GTGTGAAGCCACTGGATTACCTACAACAGTTACAGTTCACTTGGAAAATCGCTGTTACAGACTCCATAAG TTTCCTCTTGTTTCCAGGAGTGGCTACCTGAAGAGGAAGTTGTCAGAATCCTCAGAAATTGTGTTACCCAAATCATGTCCTGCTGGGGTTGAGATCTTCGAACTTGTTGTTCTGTTTTGCTATGGCTCCACCATTCTTATGGACCCATTAAATGTTGCAGCCTTGAGATGTGCAGCTGAGTTTTTCGAAATGATAGAAGAGTTTGGAAGAGGAAATCTATGTGAGAGGAGTGATTTGTATCTTACTCAGGTGGTGTTACAGAGCTGGGAAGACACACTGATTGTGCTTCAGAAATGCCAGTGTTTGCTACCCTTGGCAGATGAGCTTCTTGTTGTGAGCAGATGCATTGAATCACTTGCTTTCATGGCCTGCATGGAGGTTCTTGATCCAGAGCATACAAGAACGAGATCTGCAATGGCGGCTGAATGTCAGTTCTGTAGTGAATTAAGTACAAGTTTCAGAGAAGCTACAGCTAAAGACTGGTGGATTAAGGACCTGTTGGTACTTCCTTTCCAGCTTTTTGAAAGGATAATAGCTTCCATGCGGAGACAGGGGATGAAAGAAAAATATGTCAGCCCTGTAATAATTATGTATGCAAACAAATGGATTCTCTCCAACAGGCGTCATAGTGGGAATAGTACACTGAAATGTAGATGGCTGGAAGGCATTATAAAGCTGCTACCATTGGGAAGAAGATCTAATGTAATACCCATTCATTTTTTGTTTTCCTTGCTCTCTGAAGCGTTGATTTGTGGATCTAGCAATGAAAGTAACGCCCAATTACAAGCTAGGATTGCTTCTCAGCTAGACCTTGCAACTATTGAAGACTTTCTGTTGCCTATGCCCATGGAAATCAAGAGCAATACCAGTATTGCATTCAGCCCTGAAGTTGAAAGCATGAGAAACATTTTTTCCATGTTCATTGCTCAAGAATATATCAATTGCAAAACGGATGAATCTGCTGAGTTCAGTTTGGGATCTGAGGAAGCACTAGAACAGAGCTCTAATAGTTGTTGTAGCTTTAATAAGAATACAGTATCAACTGTTGCTAGTATGTGGGATGAGTATCTGGTTCACATAGCATTTGATGCAGGGTTAAGCCCGAGCGAGTTTTTGGAGCTTGTAGAAATCATACCAGCATCTGCTCGGTGTACTCATGATATGCTGTATAAAGCAGTCCACACATATTTGATG GCACATCCTGAGATCTCTCAGCAAGAGAGGCAGACTGTATGTAAACATCTGAGCTGCCAAAAAATGTCACAAGAAACTTGCATGCATGCAGTTCAGAATGGGCTCATGCCATTAAGATTAACAGTCCAAGCCATGTTCATTCAACAGCTCCATACCCGTCAAGTCCTTCGATCCAACAGTAACATGAGCAACTGCAGCAGAAGCATGAGACTAGACAGCACCAAAACATCTGATTACTATTCTCAACCCAATTTCTTCTCACAGGAGCTGAGTTCCACAGCAAAACCTAATGAAAACAATACCCATGAAGAACCATTGCCCTTTGGGCTTCTCCTCAAAAGGGATGCAGCATTTCGCCAAGAAGCAGCCATGAGAGCAGATTATGAGGCCACAAGCTTCAGGCTCCAGAATCTAGAGCAAGAGCTCGTTTGCATGAGAAAGAATCTTCAACAGAACAAAGACAATAAAAAACACAGGCACAACAAGGACACCCATACAAATTCCTCGGTCAAATCTGAGAGCTTCAGAATCTCTATCACGGACAAATATTTAGACACCAAATGCAGGAGAAATTTTCTTGTTACTTCTTCCAGTTGTGGAAAATGGTTCCTTCGTACAGATTTTGTTCATAAAGTAGTGGAAGCATTTCAAAAGATCAGCATTTTCAACCTGAGCCATCATCATGACAAGGACAAGAAATGTTCACAGtcaaatcaaaagaaaaattcATTTGGTCTACCATTGAAATCTTCTTCCCAGACCAAATTCCAATGA